One Alcanivorax sp. REN37 DNA window includes the following coding sequences:
- the ccoS gene encoding cbb3-type cytochrome oxidase assembly protein CcoS, which produces MESIIILIPIGLAFVGTAIWILFRALRDGQFDDLERPAWQVVFDDLDERNGKKPTTLKSEDDETAP; this is translated from the coding sequence GTGGAAAGCATCATCATCTTGATCCCCATTGGCCTTGCCTTCGTCGGCACCGCCATCTGGATTCTGTTTCGCGCCCTGCGTGACGGGCAGTTCGATGACCTCGAACGGCCCGCTTGGCAGGTGGTGTTCGACGATCTCGACGAACGCAACGGCAAAAAACCGACCACGCTCAAGTCCGAGGACGACGAGACCGCGCCATGA
- a CDS encoding RdxA/RdxB/FixG family protein: RGGPPTTLYARREHIQIRHIKGYFQVVRDLMMTATMALYFVLPWINYRGSQSVLFDLPNRRFDIFGFSFWPQDFLFLAWALMLAAFALFFFTVLAGRVFCGYVCPQTNWTRLFTQIERWCEGDRHQRMRRSREGLTFDTAVRRTAKHSLWLAVGVATGVTFVGYFYPIRELVPDLVAFDANGWAVFWIGMFTVATYGNAGFMREQVCLYMCPYARFQSVMFDEDTLIVSYDEARGEPRGKGLHRKTAAPDVPAPATAVPLATDAMAATTAKAAQKASQGDCIDCELCVQVCPTGIDIREGLQLGCITCAACIDACDEVMEKVNRPKGLIRYTTEHALGGIKTKMMRPRLIGYGLVMALLSGLFVWQLAARQPLQVDVIRDRNQLYRITSQGDVENSYRLEILNKDQDNHRFVITLIGDEALSLVNGPVEVSLASGEQRSVPVTVSYDPYLSEPQSPTIWFLVRDKDDSGLEIRHESRFIKPR; this comes from the coding sequence CGCGGCGGCCCCCCCACTACACTGTACGCCCGTCGCGAACACATCCAGATCCGTCACATCAAAGGTTACTTCCAGGTCGTTCGAGACCTGATGATGACCGCTACCATGGCCCTCTACTTCGTACTGCCATGGATCAACTACCGGGGCAGCCAATCTGTCCTGTTCGACCTCCCCAACCGCCGCTTCGATATCTTCGGTTTCTCGTTCTGGCCCCAGGACTTCCTGTTCCTCGCCTGGGCACTGATGCTGGCGGCATTCGCACTATTCTTCTTCACCGTACTCGCAGGCCGGGTGTTCTGTGGCTATGTCTGCCCGCAGACCAATTGGACCCGTCTGTTCACCCAAATCGAGCGTTGGTGCGAGGGTGACCGCCACCAGCGCATGCGCCGCAGCCGTGAAGGGCTGACCTTTGACACCGCCGTGCGCCGCACTGCCAAACACAGTCTGTGGCTGGCGGTCGGGGTCGCCACTGGAGTCACCTTCGTCGGTTACTTCTACCCGATCCGCGAGTTGGTGCCGGATCTGGTCGCTTTTGACGCCAATGGTTGGGCGGTGTTCTGGATCGGCATGTTCACCGTCGCCACCTACGGCAACGCCGGCTTCATGCGCGAGCAGGTGTGTCTGTACATGTGCCCCTATGCGCGCTTCCAGAGCGTGATGTTCGACGAGGACACCCTGATCGTGTCCTACGACGAAGCCCGCGGTGAACCGCGCGGCAAGGGCCTGCACCGTAAGACCGCCGCGCCGGACGTGCCAGCGCCTGCTACGGCGGTGCCGCTGGCGACCGATGCCATGGCAGCCACCACCGCCAAAGCCGCTCAGAAAGCCAGCCAGGGCGATTGCATCGACTGCGAGTTGTGCGTGCAGGTATGCCCCACCGGCATCGACATCCGCGAAGGGCTGCAGCTCGGCTGCATCACCTGTGCGGCCTGTATCGACGCCTGTGATGAGGTGATGGAAAAGGTCAACCGACCCAAGGGTCTGATCCGCTACACCACCGAGCATGCACTCGGCGGCATCAAGACCAAGATGATGCGCCCACGCCTGATCGGCTACGGCCTGGTGATGGCGCTGCTGTCGGGCCTGTTTGTGTGGCAACTTGCCGCACGCCAGCCTTTGCAGGTTGACGTGATACGCGATCGTAACCAACTCTATCGCATCACCAGCCAGGGCGACGTGGAAAACAGCTACCGGCTTGAGATCCTCAACAAGGATCAAGACAACCACCGCTTTGTCATTACCTTGATCGGGGATGAAGCGCTGTCCCTGGTGAATGGCCCGGTGGAAGTCAGCTTGGCATCCGGCGAGCAGCGCAGTGTCCCCGTCACTGTCAGCTACGATCCGTACCTGAGCGAACCCCAGTCACCGACCATTTGGTTCCTCGTTCGGGACAAGGACGACTCAGGTTTGGAGATCCGCCATGAATCACGCTTCATCAAGCCCCGCTGA
- a CDS encoding FixH family protein, producing the protein MNHASSSPAEASKPWYRHGYLWLVIILPTIVVIAAFVTLYIAIDNADDTVSEDWYKDGRTVNRSWEADQQAARLGIEVELDFTGAAPRAQLTSQVPFPPPESLQVNLRHPAFANQDISLTLTHTGNGEYRGQGDVHPTAEEMIATIVSADGHWRIQQRAHLDDGKASLVSGVR; encoded by the coding sequence ATGAATCACGCTTCATCAAGCCCCGCTGAAGCCAGTAAGCCGTGGTACCGCCACGGCTACCTCTGGCTGGTGATCATCCTGCCCACCATCGTCGTGATCGCGGCGTTCGTGACGCTGTACATCGCCATCGACAACGCCGACGACACCGTGTCGGAGGACTGGTACAAGGACGGCCGCACCGTGAACCGTTCTTGGGAAGCGGACCAGCAGGCGGCCCGGCTTGGCATTGAGGTGGAGCTCGACTTCACCGGTGCCGCGCCGCGCGCCCAACTGACCAGCCAGGTCCCATTCCCACCGCCGGAGAGCTTGCAGGTGAACCTGCGCCATCCGGCCTTTGCCAATCAGGACATCAGCCTGACCCTGACCCACACCGGCAACGGTGAGTATCGCGGCCAAGGCGATGTCCATCCGACCGCGGAAGAAATGATCGCCACCATCGTCTCCGCAGATGGCCACTGGCGCATCCAGCAACGCGCCCATCTTGATGATGGCAAGGCCTCGTTGGTTTCAGGAGTAAGGTAA
- a CDS encoding sulfite exporter TauE/SafE family protein, with translation MMETFLAALGAAALLGLAGSLHCSAMCGGIAATLSFAIPEPLRHSGRLWLWQLLLGLGRVTTYCLLGAGAGALGQQLLSHLGNLHWNWAALASGVLMLLLALQLGGLGAPLRHLEALGRRLWRALSPLTGRLLPLDRPYKAVLLGLLWGFLPCGLLYSALVLAAATGHAATGAATMLLFGLITIGPVAGTGIFAGRLARLRQGRFRYVALVATLLLAGLFFYQGLAAPHPMAPLLPGQDPTLHQHDHHHHH, from the coding sequence ATGATGGAAACCTTTCTCGCCGCTCTCGGTGCTGCGGCACTGCTAGGGCTGGCCGGCAGCCTGCACTGCTCCGCCATGTGCGGCGGTATTGCCGCCACCCTCAGCTTCGCCATTCCTGAGCCGCTGCGGCACAGCGGCCGCCTGTGGCTGTGGCAACTGCTGCTTGGCTTGGGGCGAGTCACCACTTACTGCCTGCTTGGCGCCGGAGCTGGCGCATTGGGTCAGCAACTGCTCAGTCATCTTGGCAACCTACATTGGAACTGGGCGGCGCTGGCCTCCGGGGTGCTGATGTTGCTGCTGGCGCTGCAACTAGGCGGCCTCGGTGCTCCGCTGCGGCACTTGGAAGCGCTTGGCCGCCGCCTCTGGCGCGCGCTATCGCCGCTGACCGGCCGACTGCTGCCGCTCGACCGGCCGTACAAGGCGGTACTGCTGGGGCTGTTATGGGGCTTTCTACCCTGTGGCCTGCTGTACTCAGCGTTGGTGCTCGCTGCCGCCACCGGCCATGCCGCCACCGGCGCTGCCACCATGCTGCTGTTCGGCCTGATCACCATCGGCCCGGTGGCCGGTACCGGTATTTTCGCTGGCCGCTTGGCGCGCTTGCGCCAAGGCCGGTTCCGCTATGTGGCGCTCGTGGCCACGCTACTGCTGGCCGGACTGTTCTTCTATCAAGGGCTGGCCGCTCCACATCCGATGGCGCCGCTGCTGCCTGGGCAGGACCCGACACTGCACCAGCACGACCACCATCACCACCATTGA
- a CDS encoding serine/threonine protein kinase encodes MTSPFSDLTPDRLMDAIDAQGLLCDGRVTPLNSYENRVFRVGQEAQSPLIAKFYRPGRWSAAQILEEHHFSQQLVDAGVPVVAPQAHRGHTLFEHDGFLFALFPVVPGSSPDLDDDDTLYELGRHLGRLHHCGSQQNYLQRPPLDAPQRARDAADWLLRHAVPKAEQARFQKLCAQLVESIDRAWQEHPFTSLRLHGDSHRGNLLARDDQYWLVDLDDSCDGPAIQDLWLLLDGDRDRQRQQLLSLLDGYQEEFDFERRQLALIEPLRAARMLHHTAWVGQRWDDPAFPRAFPWYGQPHFWPEQCLALAQQLERMQQPPLSLPG; translated from the coding sequence ATGACATCCCCGTTCAGCGACCTGACGCCAGACCGGCTGATGGATGCCATCGACGCCCAAGGTCTGCTGTGCGACGGTCGCGTCACGCCGCTCAACAGCTATGAAAACCGGGTTTTCCGCGTCGGCCAAGAAGCGCAGTCGCCACTGATCGCCAAGTTCTACCGGCCCGGCCGCTGGAGCGCTGCGCAGATCCTTGAAGAGCACCACTTCAGCCAACAATTGGTCGATGCCGGGGTACCAGTGGTAGCGCCGCAAGCGCACCGCGGCCATACCTTGTTCGAGCACGACGGTTTTCTGTTCGCGCTGTTCCCAGTGGTACCCGGCAGCAGCCCCGACCTCGATGACGACGACACCCTGTATGAACTGGGCCGCCATTTAGGTCGGCTACACCACTGCGGTAGCCAGCAGAACTACCTGCAGCGGCCGCCGCTGGACGCGCCGCAGCGTGCCCGCGATGCCGCCGACTGGTTACTGCGCCATGCGGTGCCGAAAGCAGAGCAGGCCCGGTTCCAGAAATTGTGTGCGCAACTGGTGGAGAGCATTGACCGCGCCTGGCAGGAACACCCCTTCACCAGCCTGCGGCTACATGGCGACAGTCACCGCGGCAATCTGCTGGCCCGTGATGACCAATATTGGCTGGTGGACTTGGACGACAGCTGCGACGGTCCCGCCATTCAGGACCTGTGGCTGCTGTTGGATGGCGATCGCGACCGCCAGCGCCAACAGCTACTGAGCTTGCTGGACGGCTACCAGGAGGAGTTCGACTTTGAACGCCGCCAGCTGGCCTTAATCGAACCGCTACGCGCCGCGCGCATGCTGCATCACACCGCCTGGGTCGGCCAGCGCTGGGACGACCCGGCGTTCCCGCGCGCTTTTCCGTGGTATGGCCAACCGCACTTCTGGCCAGAGCAGTGTCTGGCGCTGGCGCAGCAACTGGAGCGCATGCAG
- a CDS encoding heavy metal translocating P-type ATPase has product MSAAAACWHCGLPAPDNSYLAHTPDGDRPTCCSGCAAAVEMVHQLGFSDYYRLRSRTAPVADKKQAEHVLALFAMPALLDPYLSPGRDNPALRRLRLQLGDIHCAACCWLIEKVVLDLPGIHLAQVNLATMQLTLEYDPALPGVAEEAVTRVLELGYDVALPGDPQRDQRLAQENRRMLGRLILAGIGAMQAMMYGAFLYLDIFDGDAVFQDVFRLTSMVISTPVVFYAGWPFFQGAFRGLRHRHLTMDVPIALALALAWFGSVANIAWGGTHSYFESASMFVFFLLISRTIELKQQHRIQRAWQRLQDTLPRIVRRLEGGNSAWVSAREIQPGDILLMTQGETVPVDVTVLEGEAEVSEAALTGESVPVHVATGQLVQAGAKLLEGHFNARAEGTVDNSLVAQIAEQVSQASDERLEIVRDWQKVAPVFILFTLILAAATLAIHWSSGPGTAFSYMLALLVVTCPCALALAVPMAMSATLSTALREGLLIASPRQLLAIPRLRGVMFDKTGTLTQGSFHITEVEDLGDAISLNERLRLVAALERDHPHPLARAFDGQDTATDVTELRMARHGASGTWRDARWTITGAPQHARPGTTCLELSRDGSPSLRLWLADELRPEAAQVIQQLRRHRLQVRLASGDAKPAVESVATQLHLDGHRGEMTPQQKAHWLTQLEQLEGPQMMIGDGINDAPALLAASVAVAPGNATSLARRAAGIYLLGDSLRQLPSLPDLSRRCRHTVYQNLAWTALYNIVAIPLAMGGYIAPWAAAIGMASSSLIVTLNANRINKWKASSS; this is encoded by the coding sequence ATGTCCGCCGCTGCTGCCTGCTGGCATTGCGGGCTGCCAGCCCCGGATAACTCCTACTTGGCACACACCCCCGACGGGGACCGTCCCACCTGCTGCAGCGGCTGTGCTGCAGCGGTGGAGATGGTGCACCAGCTCGGCTTCTCCGATTACTACCGCCTGCGCAGCCGCACCGCGCCGGTGGCCGACAAGAAACAAGCGGAACACGTCCTGGCCCTGTTCGCCATGCCGGCGCTGCTTGATCCTTACCTGTCCCCCGGTCGCGATAACCCAGCTCTACGTCGGCTGCGCCTGCAGCTGGGCGACATCCACTGTGCTGCCTGCTGCTGGCTGATCGAGAAGGTGGTGCTCGACCTACCCGGCATCCACCTCGCACAAGTGAATCTCGCCACCATGCAGCTAACGCTGGAATACGATCCAGCGCTGCCGGGCGTGGCCGAAGAGGCCGTCACTCGGGTACTCGAACTCGGCTACGACGTGGCGTTACCCGGCGATCCCCAGCGCGACCAGCGACTGGCGCAGGAAAACCGGCGCATGCTCGGCCGCCTGATCCTGGCCGGCATCGGCGCCATGCAGGCGATGATGTACGGCGCGTTCCTGTATCTGGACATCTTTGACGGCGATGCCGTGTTCCAGGACGTCTTCCGCCTGACCAGCATGGTGATCTCGACGCCAGTGGTGTTCTATGCCGGCTGGCCGTTTTTCCAGGGCGCCTTCCGCGGCCTGCGCCACCGCCACCTGACCATGGACGTACCAATTGCGCTGGCGCTAGCACTGGCCTGGTTTGGCTCGGTCGCTAATATCGCCTGGGGCGGCACCCATTCGTATTTCGAATCGGCTTCCATGTTTGTGTTCTTCCTGCTCATCAGCCGCACCATCGAACTGAAGCAGCAGCACCGCATCCAGCGCGCCTGGCAGCGACTGCAGGACACCCTGCCGCGTATTGTGCGCCGGCTCGAAGGTGGCAACAGTGCCTGGGTCAGCGCACGCGAAATCCAGCCCGGCGATATCCTGCTGATGACCCAAGGCGAGACCGTGCCGGTGGATGTCACCGTGCTAGAAGGCGAAGCGGAGGTCTCTGAAGCTGCGCTGACCGGCGAATCGGTGCCGGTGCATGTGGCAACCGGCCAACTAGTGCAGGCCGGCGCCAAACTGCTTGAAGGCCACTTCAACGCTCGCGCCGAGGGCACAGTGGACAACAGCCTGGTGGCACAGATTGCGGAACAGGTGTCCCAAGCCAGCGACGAGCGCCTGGAAATCGTTCGCGACTGGCAGAAAGTGGCACCGGTATTCATCCTGTTCACGCTGATCCTCGCCGCCGCCACGCTGGCGATCCACTGGTCCAGCGGTCCCGGCACCGCGTTTTCCTACATGCTGGCGCTGCTGGTGGTGACCTGCCCTTGTGCGCTGGCGCTGGCGGTGCCAATGGCCATGTCGGCCACGCTGTCCACCGCCCTGCGCGAAGGCCTACTGATCGCGTCGCCGCGGCAGCTACTGGCCATACCGCGCCTGCGCGGAGTGATGTTCGATAAGACCGGCACCCTCACCCAAGGCAGTTTCCACATCACCGAAGTGGAAGACCTTGGCGACGCGATCAGCCTCAACGAACGGCTACGGCTGGTGGCGGCACTGGAACGAGACCACCCACACCCGCTGGCACGCGCTTTCGATGGGCAGGACACCGCCACCGATGTCACCGAGCTGCGCATGGCACGCCACGGCGCCAGCGGCACCTGGCGCGATGCACGCTGGACCATCACCGGCGCGCCGCAGCACGCTCGCCCCGGCACCACCTGCTTGGAGTTGAGCCGCGATGGCAGCCCAAGTCTGCGTCTCTGGCTGGCCGATGAACTGCGGCCGGAAGCGGCGCAGGTGATTCAGCAATTGCGCCGCCACCGCTTGCAGGTGCGGCTCGCTAGCGGCGATGCCAAGCCGGCGGTGGAAAGCGTCGCTACTCAGCTGCACCTAGACGGCCACCGTGGCGAAATGACGCCGCAGCAGAAAGCCCACTGGCTGACCCAACTGGAGCAACTGGAAGGCCCGCAGATGATGATCGGCGACGGCATCAACGACGCCCCGGCGCTGCTCGCCGCCAGCGTTGCAGTGGCCCCGGGCAACGCCACCAGCCTCGCCCGCCGCGCGGCCGGCATCTACCTGCTCGGCGACAGCCTGCGCCAATTGCCGTCCCTGCCAGACCTGTCGCGGCGCTGCCGCCACACGGTGTATCAGAACCTAGCCTGGACCGCGCTCTACAACATCGTCGCCATTCCGCTGGCCATGGGCGGCTACATCGCGCCCTGGGCGGCGGCAATCGGCATGGCCAGCTCTTCGCTGATCGTTACCCTCAACGCCAACCGGATTAACAAGTGGAAAGCATCATCATCTTGA